One Gemmatimonadota bacterium DNA window includes the following coding sequences:
- a CDS encoding energy-coupling factor transporter transmembrane component T: protein MLQNLTLGQYYPGESSIHRLDPRTKLCGALALMAALIWVKTLPLFFFMLAMVSVLVRVSGVPLRLPLNNLKAFRLILIITFAAHACFTPGEVVVVAGYTVPGPTWEGMFQGVVFTLRLMVIMLIAALLMLTTAPLDVSDGIERLLKPLERFGLPAHELAMMMVIALRFIPTLVEEADRLQKAQAARGADFTGNLFRRVRKMTALLIPLMLSAFRRAEDLAVAMESRCYRGGTGRTHFRILALGRNDYVAMGAVATLLVLSAVVNSNNTINSLF, encoded by the coding sequence ATGCTCCAGAACCTGACGCTGGGACAGTACTACCCCGGCGAATCTTCCATACATCGACTGGACCCGCGCACCAAGCTGTGCGGCGCCCTGGCGCTGATGGCGGCGCTGATCTGGGTAAAGACCCTGCCGCTTTTTTTCTTCATGCTGGCCATGGTCAGTGTCCTGGTCCGGGTCTCCGGCGTGCCGCTCCGCCTGCCGCTGAACAACCTGAAGGCCTTCCGGCTGATTCTGATCATCACCTTCGCGGCCCACGCGTGCTTCACGCCGGGAGAAGTCGTGGTAGTCGCGGGATACACCGTGCCGGGGCCCACCTGGGAAGGGATGTTCCAGGGCGTGGTTTTCACCCTGCGCCTGATGGTCATCATGCTGATCGCGGCGCTGCTGATGTTGACCACCGCGCCGCTGGACGTGTCGGACGGCATCGAGCGGTTGCTTAAGCCCCTGGAACGTTTCGGGCTGCCCGCCCATGAGTTGGCCATGATGATGGTCATCGCCCTGCGGTTCATCCCCACGCTGGTGGAGGAAGCGGACCGCCTGCAGAAGGCCCAGGCCGCCCGGGGTGCCGACTTCACCGGGAATCTCTTCCGGCGCGTCCGTAAAATGACCGCCCTGCTCATCCCCCTCATGCTCTCGGCCTTCCGGCGGGCCGAGGACTTGGCCGTCGCCATGGAATCCCGCTGTTACCGGGGCGGTACCGGCCGCACGCATTTTCGCATTCTGGCCCTGGGCCGAAACGACTACGTGGCCATGGGTGCCGTGGCGACCCTGCTTGTACTCAGCGCGGTCGTCAACAGCAACAACACCATCAACAGTCTGTTCTGA
- a CDS encoding RNA methyltransferase, translating into MADRSESIAPDFFSRIHIILVEPKVPGNIGAVARAMTTMGLSRLVLVNPAEFRHEAEARWMAHGAGEILDTARVVPTLEEAVDDLALVVGTTNRTRGIWLNPIQSVEQACTELAAVARNQPAGILFGREDRGLLNDELQRCSVIARIPAATTYPSLNLSQSVMVCAYELFRIGGEAPLPSEVRLAGHREVERVSRRIHETLLRIGFTSTPSEETFLRSIRRVLRRSLRLEQRDVATLHKVCDEIDAYVDRRGGGS; encoded by the coding sequence ATGGCGGATCGATCGGAAAGTATCGCACCGGACTTTTTCTCCCGAATCCACATCATCCTCGTGGAACCGAAAGTGCCGGGTAACATCGGCGCCGTCGCCCGGGCCATGACGACCATGGGCCTTTCCCGCCTCGTCCTGGTCAACCCCGCCGAATTCCGCCACGAGGCGGAAGCCCGATGGATGGCCCACGGCGCCGGAGAGATCCTGGATACGGCCCGTGTTGTCCCGACGCTGGAGGAGGCGGTGGATGATCTCGCCCTCGTCGTGGGTACGACCAACCGCACGCGCGGCATCTGGCTGAACCCCATCCAGTCCGTGGAGCAGGCCTGCACCGAACTGGCTGCCGTCGCTCGGAACCAGCCTGCGGGGATTCTCTTCGGTCGGGAGGACCGCGGCCTCCTGAACGACGAACTGCAACGGTGCAGCGTCATCGCCCGGATCCCCGCGGCGACAACCTACCCGTCCCTGAACCTGTCCCAGTCCGTCATGGTCTGCGCGTACGAACTGTTTCGTATCGGAGGAGAGGCGCCGCTGCCCTCCGAGGTGCGCCTGGCCGGGCACCGGGAAGTGGAGCGGGTCTCTCGGCGCATTCATGAAACGCTGCTCAGGATCGGCTTCACGTCCACGCCGAGCGAGGAGACCTTCCTGCGTTCCATCCGCCGCGTCCTGCGGCGCAGCCTGCGCCTGGAACAGCGCGACGTCGCCACGCTGCACAAGGTTTGTGACGAGATCGACGCGTACGTGGACCGTCGCGGCGGCGGGTCGTAA
- the ccsA gene encoding cytochrome c biogenesis protein CcsA, which produces MAGIAARLRITPFGLICLVGLVASLYLSLLWAPRERVMGDVQRIMYFHVASAWIAEFAFVLVGVSSVIYLWLRERRWDIVAYSAAEVGFVFCCFVMITGPIWGKPVWGTWWTWDPRLTFSMILWLIYVAYLMLRVYGDDMPQVKTFLAVLGILGTIDIPFIHFATMWWRGLHPDSLVMTEEGLGAGMEVDMRIALGVSAIAFTLLFFYLMGRRMALERLHDETETLRERVEHRHPGSVGV; this is translated from the coding sequence ATGGCCGGAATCGCCGCCCGCCTGCGCATCACGCCCTTCGGTCTCATCTGTCTCGTGGGCCTGGTCGCCTCGCTCTACCTCTCGCTTCTCTGGGCGCCCCGGGAGCGGGTCATGGGGGATGTGCAGCGGATCATGTACTTTCACGTCGCCTCCGCCTGGATCGCGGAGTTCGCCTTCGTGCTGGTGGGCGTATCGAGCGTCATCTACCTGTGGCTGCGGGAGCGCAGGTGGGACATCGTGGCCTACAGCGCCGCGGAGGTCGGCTTCGTCTTCTGCTGTTTCGTGATGATCACCGGACCGATCTGGGGCAAGCCGGTGTGGGGCACGTGGTGGACCTGGGACCCGCGGCTCACCTTTTCCATGATCCTCTGGCTCATCTACGTGGCCTACCTGATGCTGCGTGTGTACGGCGACGACATGCCCCAGGTGAAGACCTTCCTCGCCGTGCTGGGCATCCTCGGTACGATAGACATCCCCTTCATCCATTTCGCGACCATGTGGTGGCGGGGCCTGCATCCCGATTCCCTGGTCATGACGGAAGAGGGTCTCGGCGCGGGCATGGAAGTCGACATGCGCATCGCGCTGGGTGTGTCGGCGATCGCCTTCACCCTGCTGTTCTTCTACCTTATGGGACGACGGATGGCGCTGGAGCGGCTACACGACGAGACGGAGACCCTGCGGGAACGCGTGGAGCACCGGCATCCCGGCAGTGTCGGGGTTTAA
- the acnA gene encoding aconitate hydratase AcnA has protein sequence MSRNLNSFGARAELNAGGSTCTYYSLARAVDGGGGDISRLPFSLKVMVENLLRHEDGVTVSAEDVTAVVESVGGGLAEREIAFRPARVLMQDFTGVPAVVDLAAMRDAIRKLGVGADRINPLQDVDLVIDHSVQVDEFGSRRAFAANVDREFDRNQERYLFLKWGQQAFDNFRVVPPGTGIVHQVNLEYLAKVVFGRERDGETVAYPDTLVGTDSHTTMINGLGVVGWGVGGIEAEAAMLGQPVSMLIPSVVGFKLTGALPAGATATDLVLTVTQMLRAHGVVGKFVEFYGPGLDSLSLPDRATIANMAPEYGATVGFFPVDGETLSYMELTGRDADEIALTEAYTKAQGLFRTGDSPDPLFAEALGLDLDAVEPSMAGPRRPQDRVSLSSVKPSFRRELAAMLADENPDLSSDTVNRWVDGNGHAPGELGTLTKKAAVDMDGSSFELGHGSVVIAAITSCTNTSNPAVLAAAGVLARKAVERGLSTRPWVKTSLAPGSQVVTRYLEDMGLLPYLEQLRFHVVGYGCTTCIGNSGPVPAPIGDAVQEAELVAAAVLSGNRNFEGRVNPIVKANYLASPPLVVAYALAGRMDVDLYRDPIGTDQEGNDVYLRDIWPTPKEVREAVRTSVRREMFQSIYADVFTGDDRWAELAATSDESYAWDDASTYVKLPPYFDNMPTEPDEISDIRSARVLAVLGDSVTTDHISPAGSIQADSPAGRYLVERGVAPKDFNSYGARRGNHEVMMRGTFANIRLRNGLAPGTEGGWTRTSPSAEPVSIYDAAMAYRESDTPLVVIAGKEYGSGSSRDWAAKGPNLLGVRAVIVESYERIHRSNLLGMGILPLQFEEGESAESHGLTGFETYDIEGIKGGIKPRQRVGVRVTAEDGATKTLNTVVRIDTPVEVEYYRHGGILQYVLRGLLKD, from the coding sequence GTGTCGCGTAACCTGAACAGTTTCGGCGCCCGCGCCGAATTGAACGCGGGCGGAAGCACGTGTACATACTATTCGCTTGCGCGGGCCGTTGATGGCGGCGGCGGCGATATTTCGCGCCTGCCCTTTTCTCTGAAGGTCATGGTAGAGAACCTGCTGCGCCACGAAGATGGCGTGACCGTCTCCGCCGAAGACGTGACCGCCGTCGTCGAAAGCGTCGGGGGCGGGCTCGCCGAGCGGGAGATCGCCTTCCGGCCGGCGCGGGTGCTGATGCAGGATTTCACGGGCGTGCCGGCCGTCGTCGACCTGGCGGCCATGCGGGACGCCATCCGGAAACTGGGCGTCGGGGCCGACCGCATCAATCCCCTGCAGGACGTGGACCTGGTCATCGACCACTCCGTCCAGGTGGACGAGTTCGGGTCCCGACGGGCCTTCGCGGCCAACGTGGACCGCGAATTCGACCGTAACCAGGAGCGGTACCTCTTCCTCAAGTGGGGGCAGCAGGCCTTCGACAACTTCCGCGTCGTCCCGCCCGGCACGGGCATCGTGCACCAGGTGAACCTCGAGTACCTGGCCAAGGTGGTCTTCGGCCGGGAACGGGACGGCGAAACGGTCGCCTATCCGGACACCCTGGTGGGCACGGACTCCCATACCACCATGATCAACGGCCTTGGCGTGGTCGGCTGGGGCGTCGGCGGCATCGAGGCGGAAGCGGCGATGCTCGGACAGCCCGTATCCATGCTCATTCCGTCCGTGGTGGGATTCAAGCTGACGGGCGCGCTACCGGCCGGAGCCACGGCAACGGACCTGGTCCTGACGGTCACGCAGATGCTCCGGGCCCACGGCGTCGTCGGCAAGTTCGTCGAATTCTACGGTCCGGGCCTGGACAGCCTTTCCCTGCCCGACCGGGCCACGATCGCCAACATGGCGCCCGAGTACGGGGCCACTGTGGGGTTCTTTCCGGTGGACGGCGAGACGCTTTCCTACATGGAACTTACCGGCCGCGACGCGGACGAAATCGCCCTGACGGAAGCGTACACGAAAGCGCAGGGCCTGTTCCGCACGGGTGATTCGCCCGATCCCCTCTTCGCTGAGGCATTGGGACTCGACCTCGACGCCGTGGAACCGAGCATGGCGGGGCCGAGGCGGCCCCAGGACCGGGTTTCGCTGTCCAGCGTGAAGCCTTCCTTCCGGAGGGAGCTGGCCGCCATGCTGGCCGACGAGAACCCGGACCTGTCCAGTGACACCGTCAACCGGTGGGTGGACGGCAACGGACACGCACCCGGAGAGCTGGGCACGCTGACGAAGAAGGCGGCCGTCGATATGGATGGATCGTCCTTCGAACTGGGACACGGGTCGGTCGTCATCGCCGCGATCACCAGCTGCACGAACACGTCGAACCCGGCCGTGCTCGCGGCCGCGGGGGTCCTGGCCCGAAAAGCCGTGGAACGCGGCCTGTCCACCCGGCCCTGGGTGAAGACCAGCCTCGCGCCGGGCTCGCAGGTGGTGACTCGCTACCTGGAAGACATGGGGCTCCTCCCCTACCTGGAGCAGCTCCGGTTCCACGTCGTGGGGTACGGCTGCACGACGTGCATCGGCAACAGCGGGCCCGTGCCCGCCCCCATCGGCGACGCGGTGCAGGAAGCTGAACTGGTGGCGGCCGCCGTGCTGAGCGGCAACCGGAATTTCGAGGGCCGGGTGAACCCCATCGTCAAGGCGAATTACCTCGCCTCGCCGCCGCTGGTGGTCGCCTACGCCCTGGCGGGCCGCATGGACGTGGACCTGTACCGCGATCCCATAGGAACCGATCAGGAAGGCAACGACGTCTATCTGCGCGACATCTGGCCGACGCCGAAGGAAGTCCGGGAAGCCGTGCGAACTTCGGTGCGGCGGGAAATGTTCCAGTCCATCTACGCAGACGTCTTCACGGGCGACGACCGTTGGGCCGAGCTGGCCGCGACGAGCGACGAGTCCTATGCGTGGGACGACGCGTCCACCTACGTAAAGCTCCCGCCCTACTTCGACAACATGCCGACGGAGCCGGACGAAATCTCGGACATACGCAGCGCCCGCGTACTGGCGGTGCTCGGAGATTCCGTCACGACGGACCACATCTCGCCGGCCGGTTCGATCCAGGCCGACAGTCCCGCGGGCCGATACCTCGTCGAGCGCGGCGTCGCACCGAAAGACTTCAATTCCTACGGCGCGCGACGGGGCAACCACGAAGTCATGATGCGGGGCACCTTCGCCAACATCCGGCTGCGCAACGGCCTGGCGCCTGGCACCGAAGGCGGCTGGACGAGAACCTCGCCCAGCGCCGAACCGGTCTCCATCTATGACGCCGCCATGGCGTACCGCGAGTCGGACACGCCCCTGGTCGTGATCGCCGGCAAGGAATACGGCTCCGGCTCGTCCCGGGACTGGGCCGCCAAGGGGCCCAACCTCCTCGGCGTCCGGGCCGTGATCGTGGAAAGCTACGAACGCATCCACCGGAGCAACCTCCTCGGCATGGGCATCCTGCCGCTGCAGTTCGAGGAGGGCGAAAGCGCCGAATCTCACGGTCTGACGGGCTTCGAGACCTACGATATCGAGGGGATCAAGGGCGGCATCAAGCCCCGGCAACGCGTCGGTGTCCGCGTGACTGCCGAAGACGGTGCCACGAAAACACTGAATACCGTCGTGCGCATCGATACCCCGGTCGAAGTGGAGTACTACCGCCACGGCGGGATTCTGCAGTACGTGCTGCGGGGGTTGTTGAAAGATTGA
- a CDS encoding asparagine synthetase B yields the protein MFRSILAIVTLFLLSAPSASAQKMLIFMDLEQQDHLKAYGIAFEALEQGYTVEWLLNYRGGSFIMDPAADRVRACYLRGVSFKVIDGAELVRIYAHIEEHNMDRVLLEKAPEIAVYTRPDKRPWDDAVTMALEYAEVPYKTIFDTEVLTGELKQYDWLHLHHEDFTGQYSKFYSYHRTPWYQQQQATDETLARTLGYPTVAEAKKAVAQGIKGYVGNGGFLFAMCAATETLEIALASARTDIVAPEYDHTPIDPDAQSKLDFGQTFAFENFTLQLNPLVGSFSNIDVNQVNAGKVMTGPFTLFDFSAKYDPVPTMLTQNHVNYIAGFYGLSTSFHRDVLKRTVVVLAEEAGTDHVKYIHGNYGRGTFTFYGGHDPEDEEHLVGDPPTNLALHKNSPGYRLILNNVLFPAAKKKKRKT from the coding sequence ATGTTTAGATCCATCCTGGCTATAGTAACACTCTTCCTCCTTTCGGCCCCTTCCGCCAGCGCCCAGAAGATGCTGATCTTCATGGACCTGGAACAGCAGGACCATCTCAAGGCCTACGGCATCGCTTTTGAGGCCCTGGAGCAGGGTTATACGGTCGAATGGCTGCTGAACTACCGCGGCGGATCCTTCATCATGGACCCCGCGGCAGACCGGGTTCGGGCGTGTTACCTGAGGGGCGTGAGCTTCAAGGTGATCGACGGCGCGGAACTGGTCCGGATCTACGCCCACATCGAAGAGCACAACATGGACCGGGTGCTGCTGGAAAAGGCACCCGAAATCGCCGTGTACACCCGGCCCGACAAGCGTCCCTGGGACGATGCCGTGACCATGGCGCTGGAGTACGCCGAGGTACCCTACAAGACCATCTTCGACACGGAGGTGCTGACCGGAGAGCTGAAGCAGTACGACTGGCTGCACCTGCACCACGAGGATTTCACCGGGCAGTACAGCAAGTTCTACAGCTATCACCGCACGCCCTGGTACCAGCAGCAGCAGGCCACCGACGAAACGCTGGCGAGGACCCTGGGGTATCCGACGGTCGCGGAGGCCAAGAAGGCCGTGGCGCAGGGCATCAAGGGCTACGTGGGGAACGGAGGCTTTCTCTTCGCCATGTGCGCGGCGACGGAGACCCTGGAGATCGCCCTGGCCTCGGCCCGCACCGACATCGTGGCGCCGGAGTACGACCACACGCCCATCGATCCCGACGCCCAGTCCAAGCTGGACTTCGGCCAGACGTTCGCCTTCGAGAACTTCACCCTGCAGCTGAACCCGCTCGTCGGTTCCTTTTCCAACATCGACGTGAACCAGGTCAATGCCGGCAAGGTGATGACCGGACCCTTCACCCTCTTTGACTTCTCGGCCAAGTACGACCCCGTCCCCACCATGCTCACGCAAAATCACGTGAACTACATCGCCGGGTTCTACGGACTGTCCACGTCCTTTCACCGCGACGTGCTCAAGCGCACCGTGGTCGTGCTTGCCGAGGAAGCCGGTACCGACCACGTCAAGTATATCCACGGCAACTACGGGAGGGGGACTTTCACCTTCTACGGGGGGCACGACCCGGAGGACGAGGAGCACCTGGTGGGCGATCCGCCGACCAATCTCGCCCTCCACAAGAACTCCCCCGGTTACCGGCTCATCCTGAACAACGTCCTCTTCCCCGCGGCCAAAAAGAAGAAGCGCAAAACCTGA
- a CDS encoding DUF1207 domain-containing protein — protein sequence MVLVCACSLMTGPAFEAVAGTWRFAAPQQRLFRPLLADPTQTRFAVVTNLDDRLNGDIAGSWEAADYAWDEGSGLRFRTGIHAGVFSRLRWSGTTFPLETADYLVGMHADLGGGRLTGRFEYAHVSAHLADGYDGSAQAMGAMTYSREYFTLYGSYEREARRGGVIGSARAYGSLRWSNHAIPDVRRWRVQAGAELVSSPLTGGATRAYLACDVRVFRDGDLSVNRTAHAGLMFHSGESRGLRFALVYHGGRSEHGQFHRQQDDYAGIGLFFDL from the coding sequence GTGGTCCTGGTGTGCGCCTGTTCCCTGATGACCGGCCCGGCTTTCGAAGCCGTGGCCGGGACCTGGCGTTTCGCGGCCCCGCAGCAGCGGCTGTTCCGCCCGCTGCTGGCCGACCCCACCCAGACGCGGTTCGCCGTCGTCACCAACCTGGACGACCGGCTGAACGGGGATATCGCCGGTTCCTGGGAGGCTGCCGATTACGCTTGGGACGAAGGGAGCGGGCTGCGGTTCAGGACCGGGATCCATGCGGGCGTCTTCTCGAGGCTCCGGTGGTCCGGGACGACCTTTCCCCTCGAGACCGCCGACTACCTGGTGGGGATGCACGCGGACCTGGGAGGCGGGCGACTCACGGGCCGTTTCGAATACGCCCACGTGAGCGCCCACCTGGCCGACGGATACGACGGGTCGGCGCAGGCCATGGGGGCCATGACCTACAGCCGGGAGTACTTCACGCTGTACGGGTCATACGAGCGGGAAGCGCGCAGGGGGGGGGTAATCGGAAGCGCGCGGGCCTACGGCAGCCTCCGGTGGTCGAACCACGCCATCCCGGACGTGCGGCGGTGGCGGGTCCAGGCCGGAGCGGAGTTGGTCTCCAGTCCCCTTACGGGCGGGGCGACCCGCGCCTACCTTGCCTGCGACGTACGGGTCTTTCGGGACGGGGACCTGTCCGTCAATCGCACGGCGCACGCCGGGTTGATGTTTCACTCCGGGGAATCGAGGGGTCTGCGTTTCGCCCTGGTCTACCACGGCGGACGCAGCGAACACGGCCAGTTCCATCGCCAGCAGGATGACTACGCGGGGATCGGACTGTTCTTCGATTTGTGA
- a CDS encoding CcmD family protein, which produces MDQNFWYLFSAYTLILVGLFLYLFTLAGREKKLETEIAELKAAVEALESKEDGQA; this is translated from the coding sequence GTGGATCAGAACTTCTGGTACCTGTTTTCCGCCTATACGTTGATCTTGGTCGGACTGTTCCTCTACCTCTTTACGCTGGCTGGCCGCGAGAAGAAGCTGGAGACGGAGATCGCCGAGCTCAAGGCCGCCGTGGAAGCACTGGAGTCGAAGGAAGACGGGCAGGCCTGA
- the truA gene encoding tRNA pseudouridine(38-40) synthase TruA, with protein MRTLVLKLEYDGTGFLGWQIQSEGRTVQGVLEEAIHTVLQADLRATAAGRTDAGVHATGQVVHFRTDSDVMVDRLKKGLNGVLPPDVRVLETALVTDDFHARFSAVGRRYVYRIIRRPSAMRRHHAWHVAYPLDVDGMRRACAPLSGRHDFTSFCQATSTADGTICEVRELDWVEQDDELRLHIEANRFLHHMVRTIVGTAVDIGRGRWPESAMAEMLEAKDRRAAGANAPAHGLCLEAVRYPSEFGI; from the coding sequence ATGCGCACCCTGGTCCTCAAGCTCGAATACGACGGCACCGGTTTCCTCGGTTGGCAGATCCAGTCCGAGGGCCGCACCGTGCAGGGCGTCCTGGAGGAGGCGATTCACACCGTTCTGCAGGCCGACCTCCGCGCGACCGCGGCCGGACGTACGGACGCCGGCGTGCACGCCACCGGTCAGGTCGTCCACTTCAGGACGGATTCGGACGTGATGGTGGATCGGCTGAAGAAGGGGCTGAACGGCGTCCTGCCGCCGGACGTGCGCGTGCTGGAGACTGCGCTGGTGACCGATGACTTCCACGCACGATTCAGCGCGGTGGGACGCCGGTACGTCTACCGGATCATACGGCGCCCGAGCGCCATGCGCCGGCACCATGCCTGGCACGTGGCTTACCCGCTGGACGTCGACGGCATGCGCCGCGCCTGTGCGCCGCTTTCCGGCCGCCACGACTTCACGTCCTTCTGCCAGGCCACGTCGACCGCCGACGGAACGATTTGCGAGGTGCGGGAATTGGACTGGGTCGAGCAGGACGACGAACTCCGGCTTCATATCGAGGCGAATCGCTTCCTCCACCACATGGTCCGGACCATCGTGGGTACGGCTGTGGATATCGGGCGCGGCCGATGGCCGGAAAGCGCCATGGCGGAGATGCTGGAGGCGAAGGACCGGAGGGCGGCGGGCGCCAACGCTCCGGCGCACGGACTGTGCCTGGAAGCGGTGCGCTATCCTTCCGAATTCGGGATCTGA
- a CDS encoding threonine synthase, with protein MKVKTMSFLIDLECSDCGNHLPADQLQNLCPDCGRPLLARYDTEGAGKALTPEALAMREPTLWRYREMLPVRDESAIVTLSEGGTPLVHARRLRERLGMDGLYIKDESVNPTGSFKARGLAMAVSRATELGAESLAIPSAGNAAGALSAYGAKAGIPVHVFMPRDTPLPFIVECRAHGAEVELVDGLITDCGKLVAARKDAEGWFDVSTLKEPYRVEGKKTMGYELAEQFGWVLPDAILYPAGGGTGLIGMWKAFAEMEALGWIGPERPRMVAVQAAGCQPIVRAWEQNWPDAPEWENARTLASGLRVPSAVGDKLMLAAIRESNGEAVAVPDGDMVRGVREIGAFEGIFASPEGGAVLAGLRKLLALGRIERSDRVVLFNTGSGHKYVDSLAELQEGESTN; from the coding sequence GTGAAAGTGAAGACCATGAGCTTTCTCATCGACCTGGAATGCAGTGACTGCGGCAATCATCTGCCGGCGGACCAGCTGCAGAACCTGTGCCCCGACTGCGGCCGGCCGCTCCTCGCCCGGTACGACACGGAAGGGGCGGGCAAGGCGCTGACCCCGGAAGCCCTGGCGATGCGCGAGCCCACGCTCTGGCGCTACCGCGAGATGCTTCCGGTGCGCGATGAGTCGGCCATCGTTACGCTGAGCGAGGGCGGCACGCCCCTGGTGCACGCCCGGCGCCTGCGCGAACGCCTGGGCATGGACGGGCTGTACATCAAGGATGAGTCCGTCAATCCTACCGGTTCGTTCAAGGCCCGGGGCCTGGCCATGGCCGTGTCCCGCGCCACGGAATTGGGCGCTGAATCCCTGGCCATCCCTTCCGCAGGAAACGCGGCGGGCGCGCTATCGGCCTACGGCGCCAAGGCCGGTATCCCTGTGCACGTGTTCATGCCCCGGGACACCCCTCTGCCTTTCATCGTGGAGTGCCGGGCCCACGGCGCCGAAGTGGAATTGGTGGACGGACTGATCACGGACTGCGGCAAGCTCGTAGCCGCTCGAAAAGACGCGGAAGGGTGGTTCGACGTGTCCACCCTGAAAGAACCCTACCGGGTCGAGGGCAAGAAGACCATGGGATACGAACTGGCGGAACAATTTGGGTGGGTTCTGCCCGACGCGATCCTGTATCCCGCGGGCGGTGGGACCGGCCTGATCGGCATGTGGAAGGCTTTCGCCGAAATGGAAGCGCTCGGGTGGATCGGACCGGAACGGCCCCGCATGGTCGCGGTGCAGGCCGCCGGGTGCCAACCCATCGTCCGGGCCTGGGAACAGAACTGGCCCGACGCGCCCGAATGGGAGAACGCCCGCACGCTCGCCAGCGGACTGCGCGTGCCCTCCGCCGTGGGAGACAAGCTGATGCTGGCCGCCATCCGGGAAAGCAACGGGGAGGCGGTAGCCGTGCCCGACGGCGACATGGTCCGGGGCGTCCGGGAGATCGGGGCCTTCGAGGGCATCTTCGCCTCGCCCGAAGGCGGCGCCGTGCTGGCGGGCCTGAGGAAGTTGCTCGCCCTGGGCCGCATCGAACGTTCTGACCGGGTGGTACTCTTCAACACCGGAAGCGGTCACAAGTACGTGGACAGCCTGGCAGAGTTGCAGGAGGGTGAATCAACAAACTGA
- a CDS encoding heme exporter protein CcmB, whose translation MRSFLAQSWQIYRKDMVVEYRTRERAVTMFVFSLIVVIIFNFAFNAGADVIRRVVPGMIWVAFAFAGMLSASRSFSPEKDRGTFDGLLLTPIDRGSIFLGKLLGNITLIGLVQLAVLPLFVLFFNMTILPYLSKLLVIFFLGTVGFSSVATLFAAVAVNTRMRDVMLPVLLLPVASPVLIALVETTRTAFEGGDWQDMTNWIRLLSVFTVVFLVASVMLFEYIVEE comes from the coding sequence ATGAGATCCTTCCTCGCTCAGTCATGGCAGATTTACCGCAAGGACATGGTCGTAGAGTACCGCACCCGCGAGCGGGCCGTAACCATGTTCGTCTTCTCGCTGATCGTCGTGATCATTTTCAACTTCGCCTTCAACGCGGGGGCGGATGTAATCCGGCGCGTGGTTCCCGGCATGATCTGGGTGGCCTTCGCCTTCGCGGGCATGCTGAGTGCGAGCCGGTCCTTCTCGCCGGAGAAAGACCGGGGCACCTTCGACGGCCTGCTCCTCACGCCCATCGACCGCGGATCCATCTTCCTGGGCAAGCTGCTGGGCAATATCACGCTCATCGGGCTGGTCCAACTGGCGGTGCTGCCCCTCTTCGTCCTGTTTTTCAACATGACAATCCTGCCTTATCTGTCTAAACTACTGGTGATCTTCTTTCTGGGGACGGTCGGTTTCTCGTCCGTCGCCACCCTGTTCGCGGCCGTGGCCGTCAACACGCGCATGCGGGACGTCATGCTGCCGGTCCTGCTGCTGCCCGTCGCCTCACCAGTCCTGATCGCGCTGGTGGAGACGACGCGGACCGCCTTCGAGGGCGGGGACTGGCAGGACATGACGAACTGGATCAGGTTGCTGTCGGTGTTTACCGTCGTCTTCCTGGTCGCGTCCGTCATGCTGTTCGAGTACATCGTGGAGGAATGA